The Cryptococcus gattii WM276 chromosome K, complete sequence genome contains the following window.
ATGGAGCCTGCCAAATGTACCGCAAAGGTATTATCCCATACAGATGTGTAACTTCTTTTCAGAGGTCAGGGTAACTATCACGGAATGTAATGCATCATTCCTGAACCTCATAGTCCCCATCAGCCTCTCACATTTCCATACCCTCGGGCCCAGCTTCGCCCATAGTCTGCACTCCCGCACCAGCACCGCCATCCTCTCCAGGCCTCCTCGCGCTAACAATATCATCAACTCGGAGAAGGAGTGTGGCGGACTACATATCAAGTTAAGTTCTTATAACCATCGATTAGATAAACCAGAGAGTACTGACCTCAATTGCAGTCTTCAGTGTTTGAATCTTCACGCTTGCAGATTCAAGGAGCCCGTACGCCTTCATGTCCGTCACCTTTCCAGTCTCGCCATCAACACCATAGAGATGTTGCCCTTCTGCATGCTTGGCCTAAATGCCCTGTCAGTGATCATGTCTAACGAAAATAAGAAAtaaagaaaaaaaaaaaccaCTTACCCGCAGCTCTGTCAACGTTCTGATCGCATTACCACCACAGTTTTGCACCAATGTCCGAGGAATGACTTCCAATGCGTCAGCAATGGCCTTGTAAGGGGCGCCAGCAACGCCAGGCAAAAGCTTGGCCTTTTCTCCCAGAGCCACTGAGATGGCCATTTCAGTGGCACCACCTCCAGGAGCAAGGATAGGGTTGAAGACAACATTACGGGCAACAGACATCGCGTCCGCAAGGTTACGGTCGATTTCGTTAAGGATATCCTTGGAAGGACCACGGAGGAGGATAGTACAAGCTTTAGGGTTTTGACACTGATCGAGGAATGCGAAGTATCTTTCGAGATATTAGCCCCGCTTCAatggagaaggaaatggCTTACTCGTCTCCCATCTTCTCGATGTGGAACAAACCACATTGAGTACCGATGTCAGATTCGCGCAAGTCCTCCACACGGTTGACGATTGTAGCTCCTACTGCTCGGGCGATACGGTTGTTGTCAGATTTACGAACCCGTCGAAGGGCAGTGATGTTGGCTTTAAGAAGGTAATGCTGGGCAAGGTCTACGGAAAGAGCCAGTTAGTGTACAGGTAGAGAGAATGAGGAGAGACTTGCCTGAAACACCCTTTTCAGTAAAAACGAGGTCGGGTTTGAACTCTATAATCTTGTCACACATGGCCTTGATCTGCTCCTCCTCGATTTGCAAGACTCTGTTCCAGTCCTCTTCCTTCGTGATCTCGATGTTGGTTTGACTTTCGCCTTTCTTGTACTCTAGAGGACAGTCGAGCAAAATCACACGAGGGTTATCGATCCGTCGTCGCATCTTAGGGTGAGTGACATCCTTGTTGATCATCACGCCAGAGAGTACTCTGGACTCCTCAATTTCACCGCCGGGGATTTTTTCAACTCGAGCGTAACGCTTAAGGTCAACTGTCTTGATGTTCACCTTATCCCCACCTTCGCCGCTGCCGACCAAACCATTCTCCGCCTCGGCGGTTACAGCAACGGTCCTAACAGCCTCCAAAGCGAGCTTGCACATCAGATCAGACCATCTGGAAGAAAACTTCGTTCCGATAGAAGTCTTGATTAAAGCGAGCATCTCGGCCTCGGAGGTGATATCGACAGGGATGGAAATACGCTGGATAGTTTCAAGAGCATCATTGAGGGCGGATTTAAAAGCTCGAATGATGACAACAGGGTGGATGTGACGTTCAAGGAGGGGTAAAGAGTAGGCAAGGATCTCACCAGCTATTCAGTCTTAGCGCGAATCCATACTCGAATGACTGTACACTTACCAAGAATGATAACACTGGTGGTTCCGTCACCAACTTCCTCATCCTGTGTTCTCGACAGCTCGATCATGGACTTTGCAGCTGGGTGTGCAACATCGATCTCTCTTAATATTGCATGACCGTCATTGGTCAAACTAGCAAAGTGTCCGCAGGTCAGATCTTTCAAGTGATAAAAGGTATAAAGTGAAGCTTACAGAATACCACCCATAGGGTCGAGGATCATCTTGAGCATCGCTTTAGGACCCAAACATGTTCTGATAACATCCGCAACGGTCTTTGTATGAGTTAGCATTGCTGCAGCTGAATAAAATAAGTGACTTACCTTCGCGGCGACAATATTGGCGGTTTGAGCTTTTCTTCCCGACTGGCGCTCTGGGCCAGTGTCTGGAAACAATAAGCAGCGACCCTTGTACAAACGTATGGACCTACTCATTACGACCATGGGCATTCCTCCTGGCATAGCCATTTTGATAGTCTTGTTGTGGACTTTGGTGCTGTATGGAAACAGATGTAGTCGCTCGTGGAAGGATCGATGGAAAGAAGtggcagaagaagacaCGAGAGCGCGCGTCTAGTGATAGTAATTCCACGTCATTCTCTCCGCAACCACATGAATAAATAAGGaataattaataataataattaattaAGTAATAATAAATCAATTGCAATTGCACTTCTTTATTCTTCACAGTACGTAGGTTCTCTTGCGGTGAAAAGACTCGAAACTTGATTACTTGCGCCTGTACTCACCATACGTCTATACGCCCACCATGCACCCTACAGCCCTCGCTCTCAGACGCTCTACCTGGAAGGGTAAGTCCTCGGCACGTCGAGCTCCTTTTGACAATCTGCAGGCCCTTTCTTCACCGCATTTCCCTCCCTCTCTCACCATCTTAAGAACAATACTCCCATTTTCACAAAATCCCGAGCATCCACCATCCTCCCCAACTTCGTTGGCATCAAGTTCATGGTCCACAATGGCAAAGATTACCTTCCAGTGACCGTCAGTGAGGAGATGGTTGGACACAAGTTGGGAGAGTTTGCGCCTACAAGGAGACCTTGGACTTACAGGTGAGTATGGTAGTATACATTGGCGGATTGTCCAAGTGCTAATTGCCATACAGGAAAACTAAGAATTAGGCGAAttggtgaagaagatatgCTTGTACCAAAAATACCCCGCATCATGAAGATACCCTTGACGGCTTCCCGAGTCCTGCGACTATTGACTAAATCATACTGACCGCCTTGTCAGGCACTCCCATTCCATAAAAGGTACATCATGACAAGCATTACAAGGGGTGATCAGATACAGCAAGGTCACTACGAACAAGTCCAATCCCAACTATCCCCATTCTCACATTCTCCTAAACCTAAACCCCACCATTTCTGCGCAACCCTTGCTACAGCCTCTCGTGCGGAAACTGTTTGCGTCTCCATTCTTCATCTCGTCAGCGTGTGCTGCCGTGTACATTACTTTACAGTTACTCACGTCGAAACCCAACGCTCCATTCCAGCCAGATACTCCACCCCTTCTGTCAGCTTGACTGGAGCGTATCCTGCAAAGGGTTCCATTTTTGGATAGCTATCCCATTCCTTCCTTTTGACCCAGGTCGGCTCATCTCCAAGGATTCCCTTCAAGAACCGATCACTTAATCTTGTGAGTGAAATTATCTTAACGGCATACTCGTTCGAGCCCGGAAACGATTCTCCGTGCCATGTGATGGACTGGAATTTTGGAGGCGGTAAAGAGGGTGCATTTGGAGATCGAGGTGGATGCGCAGAAGTCAAAATCGTAGTTGGGATGGTGGATTCCGAAGGCAAACCGAAAAATGAAGGGGCAGGGTGCTTCTGGGTTGTAGTGAGATATGTCACGTGTAATCTCACATACGGAATTGGACTACTTTCATCAGCTCATTCCTGAACAAAATGCGGAAACGCACGGCATAGGTTCTATAAACTCTTTCTCCAAACTTTTCATCCCCTGCAGCCGCCATGGTGCCGCCCAGAACACGTGATCAACCTCTTCATTAGCAAGCTCTGTGCGATTGGTCTTGATCACAAATCTTCTGGAACCGTCTTTTTCTTGAGGAATAATATCCTCCACTAACGTTCCGAGGTAGAGCCTGGCACCGGCATCGGCCAGCATAGACTGGAATATCTGGTAGTTTCCACCTTCCACCTGGCTTGCACCACCAGTGGCCATTGAAAATCCAGCGGCTAAAGCATGGATCTTGTCAATGTTCATGGCATACTGTGGACAGCTCAGCAAAGGTCCGCAAACTGATTTTCATCTTTATGCAGCTCACATTCGTTCTAGTGTTTCCCTCCCATACTTCTCCAACCCATCTCTCTCCTGCACGCACCACCTCCCTTGCCCAGCTTTCCCCGCTTCTCGTGGTATATTCTCTTCCAAGCCCTACTGCTTCCACAAATTCCTCTATGCTGTCCGTTACCCCCCTATCGTGGAGCCATGAAGGGTCATACAATCGCATGAACTTTTTgagaagagatgagatTGCATGCCGAGTGCGAAATGGCGAAAGTGGGCCATAGCGGAGTAAAGCACGGGCTGAGGTTATCCaagacgatgatgaggaagtGAAAAGGAATTTTTGGCCGTCCTTTTCCATTCTTCTGTGAGTTACGCCCACCATGCGGCTATAATACTTCAAAGCTCACCCAGATACCAACTCCTGACCCTCCAAAATTGGGATCCACCAAGGTCAAATTAAATTCCTTTTGGTCAATTCATCAGCGAAAGCGTCATCCAAATCTGTTATTATGCAAACCTACTCTAACTGCTTTCATGAGATTGACGTTGGAATCAACAAAGATGCTGGCCCCAAGTTCTTGAGGACGGGCCCTGTCATCATCATGAGGGTATATTGTCGTAGTCCCTGAGTCAGACATGAGTGTTTAGCGCGATATGTAAGTTATACATACGTCCACCCACGTatccctccttctcatAGACAAGAATGTCACCTATCAGCGTTGACTCGGCAAGTCCGGCGCGACGTTCGATAACATTAGCGGCTCTTCGCAAGAAGAATGCCGCCGACGATCCACTAGCTCCGGCGCCTACAATGGCTATTCTTTTCCTATTCTGACCTTGCAGTTTCCCAGAATTCACGTCAATCAGATATTCTGAAGATCCTGTTTGTTCATTTTGGGAGGTAGAACGATGtgaggagaaagaggggGCGAAGTGATAaatgaaagagaaggagattgCTAGGAGAACAAAGAAACCGATGCGGAAGCGtgttgaagaggaggtAAGCGATAAAGGGGGCATAACAAGTAGAGTCGACCGTGTTATTTGGATTGCGCTTGACTCTCTTGAATTAACTGAAAGCTTGCGCTTGCACCTACTATAACAGTTGAAAGTTAATTTTATTGTTCACGGTTGTTCGTTCTCGTCGCACCCTCCTCGCTCGTCGTTTCCCTGCTTGCCAAAACAAATGACGCGGGGACTTCCTTCTAATTCATTACCTAATTTAAGAATTCTGTTGTAGCAAAATTAAAAAACCTTCGCAACTTGATTTTTTCCAAATTAATCGATTATGAGTTCATTATTGTTTTCGTCACCTCTACTGTTCATGCTTCTGTGTGCATTCAGTGTCTTCATATCATTTATACTTGATCTTTCCTTTGTATATCACTGGTTTGAAGTCGGGGCGACCACTAATGCTGCTGCCGCTACGAATTCGAACCACTTACTGGATCCTTCATTCAAACTTTTGACTCATTTGTTATGCGTACTGCAATGCAGCAAAGTGATATCCATTATTACTACCACTACAGACCTGTCAATAAAGGGACGATGACGTTTTCAACTTATAATTGATCACAGTAGAAACTTCACACGAAATTACGGTGGGGATCCATCATCACGGATCTTCATCATCCGTAACGAGCATTATACGGCTATACATGGAGGCTACCGTGTTGACTTCACCATCCTTTTGCCTCTCCGACGAGCCGCTCTTTATGGTACAAACAACAAAATCTTAATCAATTTAGTCACAAGAAACAGTAAGAGGAAACAAGTCCGGATCTTCTCGAGCTCGCGATTTTGATCGGCTGACTACTATCCACAAAACATGTGCCTTTTATAACAGGAAGAATATCTCAGccatctcatcttcttcttccaaacCATTCGTGGCTTCTAGAATGGCCTGGGCCCCGGTCCTATAAACAGTTGGGGAACAACCTTGGCGATAATCAGCTACCTGTCGCTGTCGAGTGATATAGGCGTCATAGGAAGTGGGGGGTGATTTAGAAGAAGACCGTCGGGTAAGTGCCTTGCAGAAATATGTCAGCATTTACGTGTACTACCCATTTGGAcaaagaaaagaaagtACTTCGGAGAGATTCGCCATACTTCGTCTCCAGCTCTTATTATTGCCTCTTTTTTCCCCGCTAAAGCCCATTTCTGCCATCTGGAATTCAGGGCTAGCACTTCGACTCCTACTATAGCCCGGTTGTTGTACTTTTCCATCCAAACCGACATATTCTTGGATATCTATCCTATCCACCATGAGTCCGGCTTTGCTGTCCTGGGAGCCAACAGGGCTGACAATAATCTCATCGTCAATTGGTGATAGAGTGGGCGACCTATCAAGTGGAGTGCACGTTTCTTGAATGGTCCATGCGGAAGTAATGAGCATGAGTGGTGATTGAGGGGATTTGCCATCAGACTCTGAGGTCTGAAGAGTCTGAAGATCATTCGCAGCTGGCGAGGCATGCTGATCAGGTGACTGGTTTCCTTCAGGCTCGGCCTTCTCTGATGATGGCCTGATCTGCTCATTCTCTTGGGATTCTgctgaggaagagatggtAGGCAAGTTTATGAGGGAAAATGTAGGTGATGGTGGCAATGGAATACTACATGGGTCCAGATTAACCTGATCGTCCTTGCTTTGGAAAGACAGCCCTTTTGCCGACTTCGGTGATGGTGGCAATGGAATACTGCATGGGTCCAGATTAACCTGATCGTCCTTGCTTTGGAAAGACAGCCCTTTTGCCGACTTCGGTGATGGTGGCAATGGAATACTACATGGGTCCAGATTAACCTGGTCGTCCTTGCTTTTAGAAGACAGCTCTTCTGCCGACTTCTCCAAAAGATTTTTCCCCATCTCGCGGTGAATAGGGACCCCATCGCTGACTTGCGGCGTTGGATTGGCAGTTTTTGTAAATTGAGTGGCAGGTTGTCCACCGGTCAGCCTTCGTAGGAATGCTCGAATTCCAAAACCAGATGTTGAAACCTTTGCATTTTGAAGATTAAGTGGCTGGTTCACTATCGGGAAGACCGAGGATGAGGGAAGACTGCCATCGGTTGAACGTGAGCATACTGACTACCGAACAGTGGGATTGGGACTTACTGGCTTCCGCCTCTACTGCTATCACCTTTATGTGAAGGTTCTTTACGTTTCTTCAGATCCTGAATGGAGATCCTCAAGCCCAATCTTGGCTTCTTATCCTGCGACTTGACGTCACGCGTAGAGGGGACACTGGGGTCACCAGTGCAGAGATCAGAGCGTTGCACGTCGGCTCGGACATCTTCTGAACGCTAAGTTCATCGTCACCATGATGAGAGTCAATTTCTTATCTAATCTAAAACATTGCCGCAGTTGCCATGCGCGAGCGACGTACGATGCTGATCATCCTGACCGAGGTATCTTCTTGATCACCAGCTCGTTTTGCCTCCCTAGTGCAAAGGGCGAGTTAGCTACATAGGCTGTACGGCGTGGAAGATATCAGTATGCTCACTGCTAGCTGTTTACTATTGTCTGCCGTTAGACCTGCAGACGTCTTCGATATCCAAATTCTCCAGTGACTTATTCCTGACTAGGCGCGAGTTGTGTGTTAGGATGGTGGATGAGAATCGAGTGGGGGGCGTGATGTTGGTGGGTTAATAGCGGATTCGAGTGTATTGGTGTCAAAAAGTATACTgatggaaagaaaagacAAACAGACAAGCAGAGTATAAACGAGAACGAGTTGAATAACGATAGTTCTCAAGTGATATCCATTCAAGGCAAGTTGCAATACGacctttcttctcccacTGCTCTTGCGGCAACTGAGCGGTAGCCGACAATCTTGTCCAGACCCCACGCAATGGACAGGGATGGTGGGCAGCCACAAGACCACCCGTGATCAAAGATCGAGGATTAAAAGCTTGTTGTTCATGTTGATATGATGACGACAAGCCTGGGTTTGGGCTTTGATTGTATAAGGTACCTGAACATGGAATAATACGAAAATGAAAGCGGTCGTAAGTCGTATGTCGTATTCAGAAGTCGAGAATTATAAGATGGCTGCATCAGGGCGAGGCAAGCGAATTAGGGCGAGCGACAACGGACAACACCACCCCGCAATAAGTAGGCGGAGTCAGGAGCCAAAAGTCGGATTATCTGAAACCAGGAACCGGAAGCAAGAAGCTTGGCTTGAAGAATGAATAAGAGTAGGATACGACTAACGCCTGACGCTAAACGCCAAAAGTAtcctccatccttc
Protein-coding sequences here:
- a CDS encoding T-complex protein 1, gamma subunit, putative (Similar to TIGR gene model, INSD accession AAW46156.1); the encoded protein is MAMPGGMPMVVMNTGPERQSGRKAQTANIVAAKTVADVIRTCLGPKAMLKMILDPMGGILLTNDGHAILREIDVAHPAAKSMIELSRTQDEEVGDGTTSVIILAGEILAYSLPLLERHIHPVVIIRAFKSALNDALETIQRISIPVDITSEAEMLALIKTSIGTKFSSRWSDLMCKLALEAVRTVAVTAEAENGLVGSGEGGDKVNIKTVDLKRYARVEKIPGGEIEESRVLSGVMINKDVTHPKMRRRIDNPRVILLDCPLEYKKGESQTNIEITKEEDWNRVLQIEEEQIKAMCDKIIEFKPDLVFTEKGVSDLAQHYLLKANITALRRVRKSDNNRIARAVGATIVNRVEDLRESDIGTQCGLFHIEKMGDEYFAFLDQCQNPKACTILLRGPSKDILNEIDRNLADAMSVARNVVFNPILAPGGGATEMAISVALGEKAKLLPGVAGAPYKAIADALEVIPRTLVQNCGGNAIRTLTELRAKHAEGQHLYGVDGETGKVTDMKAYGLLESASVKIQTLKTAIESATLLLRVDDIVSARRPGEDGGAGAGVQTMGEAGPEGMEM
- a CDS encoding Mitochondrial ribosomal protein s19, putative (Similar to TIGR gene model, XP_567742.1), with translation MHPTALALRRSTWKGPFFTAFPSLSHHLKNNTPIFTKSRASTILPNFVGIKFMVHNGKDYLPVTVSEEMVGHKLGEFAPTRRPWTYRKTKN
- a CDS encoding uncharacterized protein (Similar to TIGR gene model, INSD accession AAW46155.1) → MPPLSLTSSSTRFRIGFFVLLAISFSFIYHFAPSFSSHRSTSQNEQTGSSEYLIDVNSGKLQGQNRKRIAIVGAGASGSSAAFFLRRAANVIERRAGLAESTLIGDILVYEKEGYVGGRTTTIYPHDDDRARPQELGASIFVDSNVNLMKAVREFNLTLVDPNFGGSGVGIWDGQKFLFTSSSSSWITSARALLRYGPLSPFRTRHAISSLLKKFMRLYDPSWLHDRGVTDSIEEFVEAVGLGREYTTRSGESWAREVVRAGERWVGEVWEGNTRTNYAMNIDKIHALAAGFSMATGGASQVEGGNYQIFQSMLADAGARLYLGTLVEDIIPQEKDGSRRFVIKTNRTELANEEVDHVFWAAPWRLQGMKSLEKEFIEPMPPIPYVRLHVTYLTTTQKHPAPSFFGLPSESTIPTTILTSAHPPRSPNAPSLPPPKFQSITWHGESFPGSNEYAVKIISLTRLSDRFLKGILGDEPTWVKRKEWDSYPKMEPFAGYAPVKLTEGVEYLAGMERWVSTMETQTVSAREAVARVAQKWWGLGLGECENGDSWDWTCS